A segment of the Streptomyces sp. L2 genome:
CACCGGGCCCGGCTGGAGGCCGCGCTGCCCGGGATGGCCGCACGGCTCGCCGAGGCGCTGCCCGCCGGTGTCCGTCGGGTGTTGGTGCTCGGGTTCGAGGAGTTGATGTACGCCCCGTTGCGGCTGGCGTGCGGGCTGGAGGAGGTGACGGGGGCCGAGGTGCGGTTCTCGACCACGACCCGCTCGCCCGTCCTCGCCGTCGACGATCCCGGTTACGCGATACGCACCCGGCTGGTCTTCCCCGCCCACGACGACCCGGCGGACGGCCCCGGCGAGCGGTACGCCTACAACGTCGCCGGCGCGGGCTTCGACGCCGTCGTCGCCGTCGTCGACTCGGTCGCCGACACCCCCGCGCTGCACGCGCCCGACGGCCTCCTGGCCCGCCTCGCCGACCAGGTGCCGCACGTCCTGCTCGCGGTCGTACCGACGTACGTCCCCGAGCCACACCCCTCTCCCGAAAGGCCGGTCATGCTGCCCGAGCCCCTCCGCGGCCCCGCCTTCTCCTCGTACGCGCCCGACGAGGTCGGCTGGCTGCTGCAGGACCTCTCGGACGTGCCGCTGGAGGCGCCGACGGAGGAGCGCGAGGAGGCCGTGCAGAGCGGCGGGGCGCACTACGCCGAGTCGCTGCCGGTGGAGTACCAGCCGACCGAGCAGTACCAGGAACTGTTCCACGCGGCCCTGCGGGTCTCGGCCGCCCGCATCGCCCAGGCCACCGGCGTCGTCACCGAGACCGTCCTCGCCGAACGGTCCCCGCGCCCGGTGCTCGTGTCGCTCGCCCGCGCCGGCACCCCCGTCGGCGTGCTGATGCGCCGCTGGGCCCAGTACCGGCACGGCCTCCAACTCCCGCACTACGCCGTGTCGATCGTGCGCGGCCGGGGCATCGACGCCAACGCGCTGCGCTGGCTGGCCGCCCACCACGACCCGCGGGACGTCGTCTTCGTCGACGGCTGGACCGGCAAGGGCGCGATCACCCGGGAACTCGCGGAGGCGGTGGAGGAGTTCGAGGAGCGGGAAGGCATCACCGGATTCGACCCGGAGATCGCGGTCCTCGCCGACCCCGGTTCCTGTGTGCGCACCTACGGCACCCGCGAGGACTTCCTCATTCCCTCCGCCTGCCTCAACTCGACGGTTTCCGGCCTGATTTCACGTACGGTACTGCGCGCGGACCTGGTCGGCCCGCATGATTTCCACGGCGCGAAGTTCTACCGCGAACTCGCCGGAGCGGATGTGTCGGCGGCCTTCCTGGACGCCGTCTCGGACCGCTTCACCGAGGTCGCCGACACGGTCGACGCGGCCGTCAAGGAACTGATGGACGGGGACCGCACACCGACCTGGGCGGGCTGGCGGGCGGTCGAGCGGATCAGTGAGGAGTACGGCATCCACGACGTCAACCTCGTCAAGCCGGGCGTCGGCGAGACCACCCGGGTGCTGCTGCGCCGGGTCCCGTGGAAGATCCTCGCCCGCGCGGGTGCCGGCGCCGACCTGGACCACGTACGGCTGCTCGCGCGGCAGCGCGGGGTGCCGGTCGAGGAGGTGGGGGAGCTGCCGTACTCCTGCGTCGGACTGATCCACCCCCAGTACACGCGGGGCGCGACGGGCGCCGACGGCCGGGCGGTGAACGTCTGATGCCGGTGCTGGTGGCGAGCGACCTCGACCGTACGCTCATCTACTCCTCGGCGGCCCTCGCGCTGACCATGCCGGACGCGCGGGCGCCCCGGCTGCTGTGCGTGGAGGTCCACGAGGCCAGGCCCCTGTCCTACATGACCGAGACGGCCGCCCAGCTGCTCACCGACCTCGGCGACGCGGCGGTCTTCGTGCCGACGACGACCCGGACCCGTAAGCAGTACCAGCGCATCAACCTGCCGGGCCCGCCGCCCAAGTACGCGATCTGCGCCAACGGCGGCCACCTCCTGGTGGACGGCGCCACCGACCACGGCTGGCACGCCGGGGTGCTGTCCCGGCTCGCCGAGGAGTGCGTGCCGCTGGCGGAGGTCCGCGAGCACCTGGCGCGCTCCGCCGACCCCGCCTGGGTGCGCAAGCACCGGGTGGCCGAGGACCTGTTCGCCTACCTGGTCGTCGAGCGGGAGCTGCTGCCGGAGGACTGGGTGAAGGAGCTGGCGGTGTGGGCGGAGAATCGTGGCTGGACGGTCTCGCTCCAGGGCCGCAAGCTGTACGCCGTCCCCAAGCCGCTCACCAAGAGCGCCGCCGTCCGCGAGGTCGCGCGGCGCACGGGGGCGGAGCTGACGCTGGCCGCCGGTGACTCGCTCCTCGACGCCGACCTGCTGCTCGCGGCGGACCGGGGCTGGCGCCCCGGCCACGGGGAACTGGCGGACACCGGCTGGACGGCCCCGGCGATCAGCGCACTGCCCGAGCGGGGCGTACTGGCCGGCGAACGCATCGTAAGAGAGTTCCTGCGAGCGGCCCGCGGAACGCCGGAGTGGGGCCAACAGCCGTAGACACGCGCGCGGGTGGCCACCGGCCGTTGGCCTTCGGGTGTTGGCCAACGGCTGGTCGCCTCCAGGTGTTGGCCTCCGGCCGGTGGCCTCCGGATGTTGGCCAACGGCCGTTGGCCATCGGGGGTTGGCCTCCGGCCGGTGGCCTCCGGGTGTTGGCCACCGCTCGTTGGCCACCCGGTGATGACCACCGCATGTTGGCCACCGCCCGTTCGCCAACACTCGTTGGCCAACCGATGTCGGCCAACACCCGTTGTGTCCGGTTTCAGCCGCAGCAACCCCCGCCGCAGCACCCGCCGCCGGACCCGCCGCCGGACCCCGCGCCCGGTGCCGGAGCAGGGGCGGATGCGGAGGACACGCCGCCCACGGCTACCGTCGACAGCAGCTTCACGGTGTCGTCGTGGCCCGCGGGGCAGGCGGCGGGGGCGGCCGACTCGGCCATGGGGCGGCTCAATTCGAACGTGTCGCCGCAGGTCCGGCAGCGGTACTCGTAGCGTGGCATGTGCACAGGTTAGTCTCCGCCCAGACGCGGGCGGCTCAATGTTTCATGAGTGTTCTATTCCATCGGCCACGTGTGCGGAGTTTTTGAAAACACTGCTGATAATTTGTGAACGCCGCCGCGAGGAAGCTCAGCTCAACCCGCGCGAGCACGATCGAGTGGGGAGGGGGACGCCGTGAACGATGCGTCGCGGCGCGGGGACGATGCGAAGAGCGAGGGCCGCAAGGGCAGGCCGTTCGACTCCGACGAGACCCTGCACCTGAAGGTGGACGCCCTCCGGGCGGACCACACCATGCAGCTGCGCATCCCCCTCCAGCCGAAAGGCCCCAAGAGTCCCAAGAGTCCCAAGAGCCTTAAGGGCGACGAAAGTTCTGAGAGTCCCGAACTGTCCGGCACGGCCGCGCGTTCGGAGTCCCCGTCCCCCTCCCCGTCCCCGTCCCCGACCCCGACCTCGGCCCCCGCCTCGGGCGGCCGCGCCGACCGCCGGCGCGACGCGCGCCCCTCGCTGCGCGAGCGAATACAGGAGCGAATAACCACCGTCGCGGCCCCCGTGCTCGCGACCCTCGCCCCCTACGCGCGCCGTCTGCAGCCGTACGCGCGCCGCCTCAAGCCCGTCTACCCGCGCCCCGGACGCACCGGCTGGCGCCGCTGGATGCCCTCCTGGCGGCAGTGGATCGGCGCCGTGCTGTCGTCGATCGTCATGGTCTTCCTGTTCCTCGTCGTCGCCTACGCGGCCACGGACATCCCGAAGAACCTGAACACCTTCGCCACCCAGCAGGACAACGTCTACTTCTGGTCCGACGGCACCCCCATGGCCCGCACCGGCTGGGTGCAGCGGCAGGCGATGCCCCTGAAGGACATACCCCCGGACGTCCGCTGGGCCGTGCTGGCGGCGGAGAACGAGAGCTTCTACTCGGACCCCGGCATCTCGTTCAAGGGCATCACCCGCGCCCTGTGGCGCACGGTGGGCGAGGGGGACACCGAGGGCGGCTCCACCATCACCCAGCAGTACGTCAAAAACGTATATCTCACCCAGAACCAGACCATCAGCCGCAAATTCACCGAGGCGATGATCTCGCTCAAGCTGGACAACCAGATGAGCAAGGACGACATTCTGGAGGGGTACCTCAACACCAGCTGGTTCGGCCGCGGCACCTACGGCATCCAGCGCGCCGCACAGGCCTACTACGGCGAGGACGTCAGCAAGCTCAACGCCTCCCAGGCCGCCTTCCTCGCCTCGCTCCTCAAGGGCGCCGGGCTCTACGACCCGACCCTCAACAAGGCCAACCATGCCCGCGCCGTGGAGCGCTGGAACTGGATCCTGGACCGCATGGTCAAGATCGGCAAGCTGTCACCGGCCGAGCGGGCCACGTACAAGACGTTCCCCGAGCCGCTGAAGACCAACCCGCTGTACGACACCGGCCAGCAGAGCGACTACCTGGTGGAACTGGCCTCGCAGTACGCCAAGAAGGCCGCGCACCTCACGGACCAGCAGTTCGACCTGGGCGGCTACCAGATCTACACCACCTTCGACCGCAAACGGGAGAAGGCGCTGACCGACGCCGTCACCAAGGCCCGCAAGCAGGCGAAGAAGGACACTCCCGCCGCCGCGAAGAACGGCCACTACGGCGCCGCCTCGGTGGACACCGACGGCCGGATCCTCGCCGTCTACGGCGGCCCCGACCACCGGAAACAGGGCTACAACGAGTCCAACGCCACGACCGTGCCGGCCGGCACCGCGTTCCTGCCGTTCGTGTACGCCGCCGGCCTGGAACACGGCGCGCACAAGACACGCACCGGCCCGGCCACCCCGGTCACCCCGGAGACGGTCTACAACGGTGACGACGCCGTACCCGTCACCACGCCCGAGGGGCCGTACTGGGACCGCAGCGGCAAGAAGGTCGCCGCGCACAACGACGGCGGCAGATCCTACGGCCCCATCACCCTGCGCCAGGCGCTCGCCCAGTCGGTGAACACGCCGTTCATGCAACTCGGCATGGACACCGGCCTGGACAAGGTGCGCGACACCGCCGAGGCGGCAGGCCTGCTGCACTCCAGCATGGGACCACAGGTGCCCGCCCTGTCCCTGGGCAGTTCCACGCCCAGCGCCATCCGGATGGCCAGCGGGTACGCCACGTTCGCCGCCGGGGGCAGGCACACCGAGCCGTACTCGGTGCGCCGGATCACCCGCAACGGCTCCGCGATCCCCCTGGCCACCCCGCGCCCGCACCGCGCGGTCGGCGCCCAGGTCGCCGCGGACGTCACCGACGCCCTCACCGACTCCCTCCGCGCCGCCCACCCGGCCGCCGCCGAACCGGGCGTGTCCGGCAAGGCGGGCGGCAACGAGAAGGACACCGCCTCCTGGTACGCCGGCACGGCCGACTCCGTGTCGACCGCCGTGGTCGTCTACCGGATGGACCTCGCGAAGTCCCTGGAACCGCTGCCCCTGCACGGACTGGCGGGCACGCCCGCCGACAGCGTCCCCTACGCCCTCTGGTCGACCGCGACGGGTCTCGGCTGATGCCCGGACCCCGACCGCCCGCACCCCCCTCCGCAGAATGAGCCGCGCATGCCGAGCATGAAGTCACCGACGGGCCGCCGCCGAGCCGCCGGCCGCCGCCGCGTCCCCACGGCCACCAACCCGCAGGTCCTCACGCTGGCGGCGTTCCTCGTCGTGGCCTCCCTGGTGGCCGGCTACCTGGTGCTGACCCGCACGGACAGCACCACGCCGACCGCCTCCGCCGGCAAGAACGGCACGGCGGCTCCCAGCCCGAGCGCGACTCCTTGGGACGGCAAGACGGACGTCCTCGGCGACGGGTCCACCTCCTACACCGGGCCACAGAAGGGGCAGTTGAAGGCAGAACCCCTCAAACCGGGGGAGAAGCCGCCCCAGTTCGTCGTGTTCTCCTGGGACGGCGCCCTGGAGGGCAGCGACCACCTCTTCTCGCACTACCGCGAGATGGCCCAGCAGTACAACGCCCACATGACCTTCTTCCTGACCGGCATCTACCTGCTGCCCAAGGACAAGAAGACCCTCTACCACCCGCCGATGCACGCGCCGGGCGCCGCCGCCATCGACTACCCCACCGACGAACACATCCGCACCACCCTGGAACAGCTCCGCCTCGCCTACGAGCAGGGCAACGACATCGGCACCCACTTCAACGGCCACTTCTGCGGCCCCAAGGGCGGCGGCGACTGGAGCGTCAAGGAGTGGAAGAGCGAGATCGACCAGTTCTACTCCTTCGTGGAGAACTGGAAGACCAACACCGGCTACAAGGACATCCCGCCGCTGCCCTTCGACTTCAAGAAGGAGGTCGAAGGCGGACGCGCCCCCTGCCTGGAGGGCCAGCCGAACCTGCTCAAGGCCATCAAGAGCTACGGCTGGCGCTACGACGCCTCCTCGCCCGGCGACTTCCAGATATGGCCGGCGAAGAAGAACGGCATATGGGACTTCCCGCTGGAGATGCTGCCGTACGAGAACGGCAAGTTCCAGGGCCTGTCCATGGACTTCAACTTCCTCTACAACCAGTCGGGCGGCGAGACCAAGGGCGACCCGTCCAAGTACCCCCAGTGGGAACAGCAGACCGTCGACTCGTACATGGCCGGCTTCAACCGCGTCTACTACGGCAGCCGCGCACCGCTGTTCATCGGCAACCACTTCGAGGACTGGAACGGCAGCATCTACATGAAGTCCATCGACCAGATCATCCCGAAGATCTGCACCAAAAAGGGCGTCAAGTGCGTTTCGTTCCGGGAGCTGTCCGACTGGCTCGACGCGCAGAAGCCCGCCACGCTGCAACGGCTGCGCAGCCTCGACCCGGCGCAGTCGCCCGACTGGTCCCAGGTCGTCAAGTGACCCCTGTAACCACTCGGTTCCACTTGTGCACACCCTCTTCACAACCGCCGCGTACGTCATGCGAAGATGCCGTCTCCCGGTAGTCATACCGGCGTAGAGGGGAACATCATTGAAATCAAGAAGACTGAGCCATAAGCGGCGTCGTACCGCGATAGTCGGCGCGGCCGCGGCATCCGTGGTCGCCGGTGTGGTGCTGGTGCCCAACTGGAGCGCCGGCGCGGCCGTGACCAACGACCCGACCGTGGACGCGTCCACCAAGGCCACCTTCCAGAAGCTGGCCGACGCCGTGTTCACCGACCGCACCGAGGCCCTCGTGGACAACCACGGGCACGGCAACGGCAAGCATGGCAAGCAGCGGACCTCCGGCTTCCGCGGCCACGTCCGCCTGTCCGGCACCCAGTCCCGGCACGAGGACTCCGCCCTGGACCAGCTGCGCGGCCGCAAGTCCCGCCTCGCCGAACTCGGCGAGAAGTACAGCGCGGGCAGCACCACGGTCACGCTGGACGCCACCGAGGTGCACGGCCGCCGCGCCAAGGTCGCCGTCACCGAGACGACCTCGCTGACCTACGAGAAGCCCAAGCCCGGCGCGCCCAAGACCACCGGCTTCCAGGCCCACCACGAGCTGACGTTCAAGGCCGACCGGCACGGAACCTGGCAGCTGACCGGCGTCCAGGACACCGACGACGGCGTCGCCGTCAACCAGGTCGCCACGCCGCAGGTGGCCACGGCGGACACCGCCACGGACGACAACCCGCCCGAGGCGCCCCGCTCGTCCACCTCGCGCAGCGCGCCGGCCAAGCCGAAGAACCTCACCTCCGGTACGTACGACTACAAGGCCATGGCCGCGTACGCCAAGAAGTACTGGAGCAACTACAACCCGGACTACCCGAACTACAACGGGCACGGGGACGGCGGCGACTGCACCAACTTCGTCAGCCAGTCCCTCAAGGCCGGCGGCTGGAAGCACGTACCCGGCTACACGTACGACTTCCACAAGTGGTTCGGCAACGCCGACATCCAGTCTGACTCGTTCGTCGGTGTCAACGAGTTCTCGTGGTTCGCCCTGTCCTCGAAGCGGGTCACCCCGCTGCCCTACGTCTACCAGCTGGACGTCGGTGACGTGCTGCAGATGGACTTCAACAAGGACGGGTCCAAGGACCACTCCATGATCGTCACCTACCGCAGCCCGCAGGGCGTGCCGTACGTGTCGTACCACTCCACCAACACGTACAACCGGTCGGTGGCGAGCCTCATCGCCTCCTACCCGACCGCGGCGTACTACGCCTACCGGACCTGATCCAGGCCCCCGGGGCCACTGCCGTCCCGGCCGTCCAGCTCCCGCCGTTCGTGCGGGGACGGCTCGGGGTGCCGGGCCCGCCAGTACGGGTTGTCGTGCGGCAGGGTGGAACTCACCCTGCCGTACATCCCGAATGTCATCAGCAGCAGCCCGACGATAAAGCTGAACAGCACGTTCTGCATCTTGAACGCCAGGAAGTTGTAGCTGGTGTCGAGCAGGCCGAGGTTGAGGAAGCCGTTCAGGATGAACAGCACGCCGAAGACCATGTTCACCGTCGAGGCGACGTTTCCGCCGATCACCATGCCGACGAAGAGCAGGACGCCGACACAGATGGACAGCACGCTCAGCGTGCCGTTGGTGTTCAGGCCCGCGACGGTGTCACCGCCGGTGTTGAAGAACCCGATCTGGTCGATCAACCCGAGGATCCCGAAGACCAGCAGGAAGAGCCCTATCAGGCCCGCGCCGATCCGGTAGATCAGGTTCAGCCGGTGATCGACGGGCAGATGCTCGTCGAACCGGATCCGAGACCGGGGTTCCCGCGTGTGCGCTGCGTGCGTGGCCATATCCGCCTCCCTCGGGCGCTAGCGGAGGCCATCCGTCCGTTCCACCAAATATCCGCCTGCCCGCCCCACCCGGCAACATTCCACCCCTAACGGACGGCCCCCGGACCGGTCCGGACACCGGCGCCTGGGGCCGACGGCTCGGCGCAACGGGCCGACGGCTCGGCGCAACGTGGGCGGGGCTGCCGCGGGCCCCGCGCCGAACCGCTCCACCCGCGACGGGACGGCGCACTCCGCACTCCCCTCCGCCATTCCACCGCCCCGCCGTCACGCGCGAGGAGGCTGGGCTCAGGGCGCCCCAACGCCGCTGGGCTACTCACGGATGCGGCCGCCCTGCTCCGCCGCCCCGCCGTCACGAGCGAGGAGACTGCCCTCAGTGGGCCGGGCCGCCGCCGCGTTCCTCGCGGATGCGGCCGACCACATCGGTCACCGTGCGGCGTACGGCCTCCGTCTCCGTCAGGAAGTGCCAGTAGTCGGGGTGCCGGCCCTCCAGGCCGGCGACCGCGCGGTCCAGGCGCGCCACCGCCTCGTCCAGCGGACCGGCGTGCCGGGGATCCGGGGTCGTACGTCCCGCCATGGCCAGCCGCTGCGCGTCACGGATCGCGAACCGCGTCCGCTGGATCTCCTGCTCCGGGTCCTTCTGGACCGCGTTCAGCCGCGTCAGCCGGTCCCCGGCCGCCGACACCGCCTCGTCGGTCGTGTTCAGCAGCGCCCGCACCGTCGACAGCAGCGACGTGGCGTCCGGCCAGCGCTGCGCCTCCCGCGCCGACTGCGCCTCGCGCAGCTTCAGCTCGGCCTGCCGTACGCTCTCGCCCGCCTGCTCCGGCACATGCTGCAGATCCTGCCAGCAGGCCGCCGCGAACCGCCGCCGCAGCTCGCTCAGCACCGGCTCGACCTGCCCCGCGCGGGTGGTCAGCGCCTGCGCCCGAGTCCGCAGACTCACCAGCCGGTGGTCGATCTCGGCCGCCCGCTCCGGCAGCCGCTCGGCCTCCGCCGTGATCGCCCCGGCCTCCCGCTGCACCCGCTCTGCCCGCTCCAGCGTCGGGGCCACCCCGTGCTGCCCGGCCCCCTGGTTCAGCCGGGTCAGCTCGGGCGACAGGGCGGCAAGCCGGGCCGCCAGGTCGTCGGCCTTCAGCCCGTGCTGCCGTACGGCGTCCAGCGCGTTGCTCGCCGCCAGCAGCGCCTGCCGCGCCCGCTCCACCGCCGGAGCGATCCGCGCGAGCTGCGTCTCCGCCTTGCCCAGCAGCGGCCCCAGCGAACCGCCGAACCGCTCCAGCTCCTGCTTGACCCGGGCCAGTTCGTCCTTCGCCGCCGTCAGCTCACTCCGCGCACGGGAGGCGGCCGACGCCTCCAGATCCACCCGGTCCAGATCATGCGCGTCCACGGCCTGGATGTAGCGCTGGCTGACCTCGTCGATGCGCCGGCCCAGCGCCTCGAAGTCGGCGACCGCGCGCCGGGCCGCCGGGGAGTCGTCGACGGCCGTGATGGTCTCGACCGAGATCCGCAGGTCCCGCTGGGCGGTGTCCAGTTCGTAGAACGCGGCCGCGGCCGCGTCCTTCGCGGCCTGCGCCTCGGCCCGCTGCCCCTCGGCCCGCCCGCCGAACCAGCGCCGGGTGCCGCCCCCGGCGAACGCGGCGGGCAGCGCGAGCGCGGCCAGCACCGGCAGGCCCATCAGCACGAGGGCGTCACCGAGACCCGTGGAGCGGCGCCGGGGCCGCGGCCGTGCGGTCGGCGGCGGCCCCGGCCGCGAAGCCGGCGTCGCCGATGTCCCCGTCGTCACATGCCTCTCCCGTGCTGCGGTCCGCCCTGGGCGCTCTCATTCTCCCACCAGTAGAGGACGAACACACGAGCCGATCAGTTCGCCGTTCCCACCCTGCTTTCGGCGTCCGGTGCGGGGGCGGACGTGGTGTGCGGCGGTGCCGCCCGGGCCATGTAGGCTGTCGGTCTGTCGCGGGTGCGTAGCTCAGGGGTAGAGCGCCTGCCTTACAAGCAGGATGTCGGCGGTTCGAAACCGTCCGCGCCCACCAGGTGATCAGGGAAGACCCCGGACCGTGAGCGGTCCGGGGTCTTCGCGTTCGTGGGGTCAGCCGGACTGTTCCGCGGACTCCTCGTGGGCGTGCTTGAGCTTGGTGCGGGCGTCCACGCGTTCCGCCGCCGCTATCTCGGACCAGAAGCGGTGGGTGCTGACGAAGACCGCCAGTTCGTGTTCCCGGCGCCGCAGCTTCTCCACCTCGGCCTGTTCGTCCGCCGTCCAGCCGGGGGAGGCGGGGCGTTCCACCTTGCGCCAGCCGTTGTCGTCACTGAACGCGTCGGCGGGCTCGACGGACCACGGCAGGCGCTTGAGCAGGGCCGACAGCTCGGACCGGACCTGATGCAGCTCCTCCTGGCCGGCGAGGAGGTCACTGGGGAATCCGTAGGTCGTTGCCACACGGCAATGCTACGCCTGTTCGATTTTAGGTGGCGAGTTCGGCCACGAGGTTCACGCGAACGAGGGGGTCGGTCGACCCCGCGCCGGCGCGGTCGAACCTCGTGGCCGGACGGGAGCGGATCAGTGGCCGGCTGCCCGCAACTCGCTCACCAGGCGGGCCGTCACCGGCGCCGGGACGCCGTTCCGGTCCGCCGCGCGGAGCAACGCCCCGCCGATCGCGTCGAGTTCGAGGGGGCGGCCCGCCTCGGCGTCCCGCTGCATGGAGGACTTGGTGGCGGGCGGAAAGGAGTCGTACCGGGCGAGGGCCTGGGCCGGGTCGGCGGGGGCGCCGCAGGCGCGGCTGACCGCCGCCGTCTCGGCCACCAGGGCCTGGAGTTCGTCCCGGTGGCGGGTCCGGGCCTCGCCGAGCGGGAGGCCGTACCGCGTGGTCAGCAGGGCGAACGGGGCGAGGAACGCCATCTTCGCCCACAGGGCCGCCGTCTCGTCGTCGACGACGCGCGTGGCCGGGCCGGCCGCGGTGAGGGCGGTTGCCAGGGTGTCGAGGAGGGGCTGGGGCACGTCGTCGCCCGCGAGGTCGATCTCCGTGAACGGGCTGCCGTGTTCGATCTCGCCGGGGGCGACGCGGGTCGACTCGACGCGGATCACCGCCGGGGCCACGCGGTCGGGCCGGTAGCGGGCGCGCAGGGCGGCGGGGTGCTCGACGCCGTTCAGGAGTGGTACGACGAGGGCGTCGCCCAGAGCCGCGGCCGGGACGCGGCTCAGTGCGGCGTCCAGCGCGGTGTGCTTGACGGCGATCACGCAGGCGTCGACCGGTTCGCGCAGTTCGGTGTCCGCCTCGACCTGGGCGCCGAAGTCGCCGAACTGGCCGCTGCGGACCCGGATTCCGTTCGTGCGCAGGATGTCGGCCGTGCCGGCCCGCGCGAGGCAGATCACCCGGTGTCCGGCGCGGGACAGCAGGGCCGCGAGGAGGCCGCCGGTGCCGCCGGGGCCGAGGATGGCCACGGTGAGTCTGGTCGTCATGAGGAGGGTCCTCTCGTCGGTCGGCCCCGTGGATCGGTGGCCGCCTTCGAGGTGATCTTCGCAGCCGCGGGCGGGCTGGGCCAGACTGGGAGCATGTGCCGGAGTATCAAGACGCTACGACCGCCCGCGCTGGCCGAGGAGGCCACCGAGGAGGAGATCCGGGCCGCCGCACTGCAGTACGTGCGCAAGGTCTCGGGCTTCCGGGCGCCCGCCGCCCACAACCGCGAGGTCTTCGAACGGGCCGTGCAGGCCGTCGCCGAGGCCACGGCGGAACTGCTCGGCGGCCTGGAGGTCCGGGGACAGCCCGCGCGAAGCGCCGGGTAAGCGTGGAGGGGGAGGTGGGGGGGTGGGTGACTGGGCGCGGGGGGTGCGTGCGGCCGCAGGTGACCGATGCGTGCGGCGCCGGGTGACTGTTTGTGGGCGCCGGTGGCCACGTGCGGGGTGCCGGGCGTCGGCGGGCATGCGCGGAGTGCCGGGTGCCGGTGGCCACGTGCGGAGTGCCGGGTGCCGGAAGGCCGTGCTGGAGTGACGGGTGACTCACCGTGCCGCGCGGTGGCCACGTGCCGAGTCCGGGTGCTCGGCCGTTGACCGCGGCGCTGTTACGCCGGGCGTCGGCGCATCAGGTACGCCGCTGCTGCCCCCGCCCCGAAGAGCGCGGCGACCGAGACTGCCGTGGCGATCCAGGTCGGGCCCAGCCAGCGGGCGCCGTAGTAGCCGAGGGCCACGCTGTATCCGGCCCAGGACAGGCCGGCCAGGGCGGACCAGGGGACGAAGTCGCGGGCGCGGCGGTGGGCGGCGCCCGCGCAGAAGGAGACGACCGAGCGGCCGGCCGGGGCGAAGCGGGCCAGGACCACCAGGGCGCCGCCGCCGCGGGACAGCGCCTCGCCGAGACGTTCCTGCGCGGAGGTCAGCCGCCGGGAGCGGGCGATGGCGCGATCCAGTCGCTCGCCGCCCCGCCAGGCGAGGCGGTAGGCGACCAGGTCACCGAGGACCGAGGCGGTGGCGGCGGACAGGATGAGGGCCAGCACGTCGGGCACCTCGTGCGGGACCTGGCCGGTCGCCGCGCCGGTGCCCGCGGCCGCCGCCGTGGCCGCGGTGATCACGAGGACACCGCTCGGCAGCACCGGCACGAACACGTCGAGCAGCACCGACACGGCCACCATGGCGTAGATCCATGGTCCCGCGGCCAGTGACCCCAGGCTCTCCCACACGACGACTCCCCGTTGACTCCCCCGATGACAGCCATACAGCGTACGCCCGGGTTGTGACAGGAAGTGTGCGGGGGGCCGGTGCGATCGGGGCGCGGGGAACAGGCGCTCACCGCGCTCACGGGTCCCGTGCACGACGGCGCCCTTCTCCGGTGGTTGGAGAAGGGCACCCGTGGGGATGTGCGGGTCAGGCCGCGACCGGGGTCTGGTCCGCGACCGGCTGCTGGTCGGCCGCCGGCCGCGCCGTCGACGTGCGCTGGGTGACGAACCGGTCCAGGCCGAGGGCGCCGGAGCCGGTGAAGACCAGCAGGAAGAAGGACCAGCAGAACAGGACGGACATCTCACCGCCGTTCTGTATGGGCCACAGCGCGTGCTGCTGATGGACGTCGAAGTACGCGAACGCCATCGAGCCCGAGGCGAGCAGCGCGGCGCCGCGCGTGCCGAGGCCGAGCAGGACGAGGGTGCCGGCGACCAGCTGGATCACGGCCGCGTACCAGCCGGGCCAGGTGCCGGCCTCGATCGTGCCGCCGTGGGTGCCCATGGCGCCGCCGAGGACACCGAAGAGCGAG
Coding sequences within it:
- a CDS encoding transglycosylase domain-containing protein — its product is MNDASRRGDDAKSEGRKGRPFDSDETLHLKVDALRADHTMQLRIPLQPKGPKSPKSPKSLKGDESSESPELSGTAARSESPSPSPSPSPTPTSAPASGGRADRRRDARPSLRERIQERITTVAAPVLATLAPYARRLQPYARRLKPVYPRPGRTGWRRWMPSWRQWIGAVLSSIVMVFLFLVVAYAATDIPKNLNTFATQQDNVYFWSDGTPMARTGWVQRQAMPLKDIPPDVRWAVLAAENESFYSDPGISFKGITRALWRTVGEGDTEGGSTITQQYVKNVYLTQNQTISRKFTEAMISLKLDNQMSKDDILEGYLNTSWFGRGTYGIQRAAQAYYGEDVSKLNASQAAFLASLLKGAGLYDPTLNKANHARAVERWNWILDRMVKIGKLSPAERATYKTFPEPLKTNPLYDTGQQSDYLVELASQYAKKAAHLTDQQFDLGGYQIYTTFDRKREKALTDAVTKARKQAKKDTPAAAKNGHYGAASVDTDGRILAVYGGPDHRKQGYNESNATTVPAGTAFLPFVYAAGLEHGAHKTRTGPATPVTPETVYNGDDAVPVTTPEGPYWDRSGKKVAAHNDGGRSYGPITLRQALAQSVNTPFMQLGMDTGLDKVRDTAEAAGLLHSSMGPQVPALSLGSSTPSAIRMASGYATFAAGGRHTEPYSVRRITRNGSAIPLATPRPHRAVGAQVAADVTDALTDSLRAAHPAAAEPGVSGKAGGNEKDTASWYAGTADSVSTAVVVYRMDLAKSLEPLPLHGLAGTPADSVPYALWSTATGLG
- a CDS encoding HAD family hydrolase; this encodes MPVLVASDLDRTLIYSSAALALTMPDARAPRLLCVEVHEARPLSYMTETAAQLLTDLGDAAVFVPTTTRTRKQYQRINLPGPPPKYAICANGGHLLVDGATDHGWHAGVLSRLAEECVPLAEVREHLARSADPAWVRKHRVAEDLFAYLVVERELLPEDWVKELAVWAENRGWTVSLQGRKLYAVPKPLTKSAAVREVARRTGAELTLAAGDSLLDADLLLAADRGWRPGHGELADTGWTAPAISALPERGVLAGERIVREFLRAARGTPEWGQQP
- a CDS encoding phosphoribosyltransferase; protein product: MNNAVNDGDWSGNWVAERLGVGLEGDDGLPAMLGLALRRNPKRAHLLVSNVLGKHVPQSPSVVYGHGVALGRRVREMLGEAEAATAVVLGYAETATGLGHAVADGLGAAPYLHSTRRPVPGVTRAGGFEESHSHATSHLLLPEDPALLAGEGPLVLVDDEFSTGNTVLNTIRDLHERYPRQRYVVVALVDMRGAEDSGRLRSFAGEVGARVDVVAAASGVVRLPAGVLEKGQELVARFDAGCGADVAGRAHAAEPRNVSPRAPGGAHQPSHLVKRAHLHWPPGLPDGGRHGFTPVHRARLEAALPGMAARLAEALPAGVRRVLVLGFEELMYAPLRLACGLEEVTGAEVRFSTTTRSPVLAVDDPGYAIRTRLVFPAHDDPADGPGERYAYNVAGAGFDAVVAVVDSVADTPALHAPDGLLARLADQVPHVLLAVVPTYVPEPHPSPERPVMLPEPLRGPAFSSYAPDEVGWLLQDLSDVPLEAPTEEREEAVQSGGAHYAESLPVEYQPTEQYQELFHAALRVSAARIAQATGVVTETVLAERSPRPVLVSLARAGTPVGVLMRRWAQYRHGLQLPHYAVSIVRGRGIDANALRWLAAHHDPRDVVFVDGWTGKGAITRELAEAVEEFEEREGITGFDPEIAVLADPGSCVRTYGTREDFLIPSACLNSTVSGLISRTVLRADLVGPHDFHGAKFYRELAGADVSAAFLDAVSDRFTEVADTVDAAVKELMDGDRTPTWAGWRAVERISEEYGIHDVNLVKPGVGETTRVLLRRVPWKILARAGAGADLDHVRLLARQRGVPVEEVGELPYSCVGLIHPQYTRGATGADGRAVNV
- a CDS encoding zinc ribbon domain-containing protein, translated to MPRYEYRCRTCGDTFELSRPMAESAAPAACPAGHDDTVKLLSTVAVGGVSSASAPAPAPGAGSGGGSGGGCCGGGCCG